TTGATGGTAGTCGTTGAGCCACGCCAGTTCAGGTCGTGTTAGCAAATCGACGTTGATGTTGCGTTTATCGATAGGGCAACGCGTTAGTGATTCAAAAGTCAGTACTGAGAAGTCACCTTGAGTTGGAAGCTCAACAACCAGCTCTAGGTTTTCTATACGGATACCGAACTCATCAGCACGGTAGTAACCCGGCTCGTTTGATAACACCATGCCTTCAACAAGAGGTACGTCAACCAGCTTTTTAGAGATACTTTGCGGACCTTCATGAACACTTAAAAAATGCCCAACACCGTGACCAGTACCGTGATCGTAATCGAACCCTTCAGCCCATAAGTGCTGACGCGCTAGGATATCCAGTTGGCAACCACGAGTACCCTGTGGGAAACGAGCACGTGCAATACCGATGTGACCTTTAAGTGCGAGAGTGAATTGCTGGATCATTTCGTCGCTTGGTTGGCCAATCGCGATAGTGCGAGTGATATCAGTGGTGCCATCTAGGTACTGACCGCCTGAGTCGACTAGGTACAGAGTATTCATTTCTAGCTGACCTGGTTCAGGTTGGTTTTCATGATTGTAATGACACATTGCTGCGTTTCCGCCAGCTGCTGATATTGTGTCAAAGCTTAGGTCCATCAGTGTTGGATCTTGTTCACGGAATGATTGTACTTTGTCAGCCAAGACTGCTTCGTTGTGTAGGTTGCCCTGCGCCACTTCTGCATCAATCCAAGACAAGAACTTCGCCATCGCAACACCATCACGAATGTGACACGCCTTCATACCGGCAATTTCAGTTTCATTCTTCGCGGCTTTTGGCATTAAGCATGGGTCTGCTGCTTCAATGATATGTGCGCCAGCGTTTTGCAGAACAAGTGTGTACCAAGCGTTACTGGTACCTGAATCGACCGATACATTTTTGTCTGCTAAAGATTCAAGGCAGGATTTAAGCTCTGATGGATGAGAGACACGAATACCATTACCGACGTGTGCTTCAAAGCCTGCAGGGATACGCGCTGGGTCTAAGAAGAAATCGACGCTTTCATCGGCGTGAATGATCGCGTTGGATAAAACAACAGGTAGTCGAGAGACATCCAAGCCACGAATGTTAAGCAACCAACAGATTGAATCGAGTTCAGTAAGAATAGCCGCATCAGCACCTTTTGCCTTGAGTATGCGTGCAATCTCATCGCGCTTGCTTGTACTTGACTGACCAACGGCGTCTGTTGCCATTAGGCGTACATCAGATACGATAGGTTCAGGGCGATCAGACCAAAGCTGATCTATTGGATTAGAAGAGAGTGCTGTTAGTTCCACTTTCTCTGCCAGTTTTGCTTGTGTGCCTTTCAACCAAGCTGAGGTGTGCATGCGCGGATCGAATGCAACCTTACTGCCTTGCGGTAATGAATTGATCATCCAATCTAAAGCGGGTTCTTCAATAAGGTGGCGATATTCAAACAACTCTGCTGGTACCTGCTTACGAACCTGAACGGTATAGCGACCATCAACAAATATAGCAGCCTTCTCACGAGTGATAACCGCTGTACCTGCAGAACCAGTGAAGCCGGTTAACCAATGCAGTCGCTCGTTATGAGCTGGAACGTATTCTCCTAGATATTCGTCTTCGTGTGGAATGATCACGGCATCTAAGTGGTTTGATTCAAGCCAAGATCGAACCGCAGCAACGCGTTCAGCAGTGGTATTGTGCATCTGTGTTTATCCTTATTGTTAGGGTCCTTATTAGCGCCCACAGTAGAGATACCTATGAGGGGACTAAGTCAATAAGCTAGCGCTTTTGTTCGTTTGCTGCAAATACTGAACGCCATTTTTATCTAAGGTGCAGGGTTTTTTCTTTGATGATATCTCGCAGCCAAGTTAATGCTGGGTCGTTTTCTCTGTCACGGTGCCAAAACAGAGTGTATGCCATCGGAGGGAATTCCATCGGTAAAGGGACCACCACTAGGTCAAGTTGTTTGGCAACAAGATAAGTAAAGTGGCTTGGTGCAGTAAATACAAAATCAGTATAAGTACACAAGCTTGCGGCGCTATTGAAGTCTGGTACCGAGATAGCGATATCACGTTGGTGCCCGATGTCTGCCAGTTTATAATCTAGCAACCAGCGGTCATTTCCATCGCACCTGACTTGCACATGCCGTTGTGCAAGGTAAGTACCTAAGTCCCATTTGCCAGTTAAGGCTGGGTGGTTACGTCTTAGCACACACATTTGCGCGTCACGATAGATCTCTTGCTCACAGATATCATCCGGTGGCTGCATGGTTAGCCTAGCATCGTTGATATCTATGTCTTTTCCCGTTAGACCTATATCCAACTCACCAAGCTGTAGTTTTTTAAACGTTTGTTCTGACCAAGTGTGAGTGTTGATGTTAACTTTTGGGGCCTGCCTAAATATCGCAGGTAAAAAGTGAGGAAGAATCAGCGGGTAGACACTTTCTACAGCCGCAATATGAAAACTGTGGTCGCTGTTATTGGGAGTAAAAGTCTCTGGTTGGGTAAGTACATCAAGCTGGTTGATCAACGTTTCTAATCGAGGTTTGAGGAAAACCGCTTTTGGTGTTGGTCGTAGACCATGAGCACTGCGTGTGAAAAGGGGGTCATTAAATTGTTCACGAAGTTTTGCTAATGACTTACTCACCGCTGATTGGCTCAAGTACAAACGTTGTGCGGTGCGAGTGACACTCAGCTCTTCTATCAGTACCTGAAGACAAACTAATAAGTTTAGGTCGAGGCGTGACAGTTTTTCTATATTCATGTGAGTTTCCTATTTGGAATAATGCTAATGAGTATATGCCATTTTTGTTCATATCTTTAGTTGGTTATTATGCATCGAAATTAACTCATCCGGAGAATCTTGTGCCTTCTAACGCGCTTCCAAACCCTAGTAAACTGCAGGTTGCTTTATTGGCAATGTTGGTTCTATTTAGCCCTTTGGCTATTGATATCTATTTACCAGCTCTGCCACAAATTTCGACAGCGTTTCACGTGGAACATGCACTAGCACAAGATACGATAACTTGGTTTTTATTTGCCATGGGTGTCGGCCAACTGTTTGCTGGCCCTTTGGCTGATAAGTTAGGACGTCGAACCGTTGCATTGGGAGGTATTAGTATCTATGCATTGAGTGCTTGCTTGGCGTGGGCAGCTCAATCGATTGATATGATGCTAATAGCTCGGCTGCTGCAAGGCTTAGGAGCTTGTGCGACTTCTGTAGCAGCCTTTGCAACGGTTCGCGATCTATTTGGCCCTCAGAGGAGTGGTCGAATGATCAGTTACCTTAATGGTGCGATCTGCTTTATTCCTGCATTAGCTCCTATTCTTGGTGCTTGGTTGACTCAAGAGTTTGGTTGGCGCTCAAACTTCAGCTTTATGGCTGGCTTTGCCGTAGTCGTTGGCGGTGTTTTGTTTTTTCAGATGAAAGAGTCTAACCCCACCACAGAAAAGGTTGCGGTGTTCAAGCTTGAGCGTTACTGGTCGGTATTGAAAACACCATCATTTATCTTCCATGCGACATTGTGTTTGATGGCGATGGCAGTCATTCTTGCTTATGTTACTTCTGCACCGGTTGTGCTGATGGAAAACCTAGGTTTGACGATGAATGAGTTTACCTTGTGGTTTGGTGTTAACGCGGTTATTAATATTGCGGCAGCCTTTACCGCTCCTAAGTTCATGGATCGTTTTGGTACTTACAGGGCGCTTATTGGTGGTATCTCAATGCTTGGCTTAGCGGGTGTGATTATGCTGGTGCTTGCAAATCAAGCCACGGCTATCGCGTTCATGCTACCGATCTTCTTATCGTCGGTAGGCTTTGCTTGGATTCTTGGTGCAGCGGCAGGCAAAGCTCTAGAACCTTTTGGTGACCGTGCGGGTACAGCTGCTGCGTTACTTGGCTTATTCCAAATGAGTGGTTCAGGACTTCTTGTGGGGACCATGCAACGTCTTGATTTAACATCACAGGTGATGATTGCGCTGCAAATGTTCCTGATTGTTCCAGCTTTGTTAGTGCTTGCGAGCAAAGCGGGTAGGTCGTGGCATACGACGTTTGCCAAGGCATAATTTACAAGGGTGACAAAATATACAAATGGCGGTTTTCGAAACCCTAAAACATGGTATATTTGTCACTCATTGAAACGTTAGTACCCAACGGAAAATACTGTAATGTCATTAACAACCTACGAAATGGCGCGCATCTTAGAACAAATGGAAGATGCACCTGAAAAGGTTATGTTTGGTAAACTGCTTAAAGAGCTAGGTAACCAAAGTGAAGAGCGTATTCGCAGTGCGGCAAAACAAGTTCCAATCGATACTTTGCGAGATATCATTTACCAATTTCAGCGTGTGATAGAGTCTCGTAAAGGTGAGCAGGTTCAGCTATTAGCAAAAGAGCTAGCCGAGCAAGGTATCTCTGCCGAAGATCTACAAGCTTTTCTAAGCAAATAATTTATCCCAGTCAAAAAAGAAGCCACTCTATTGAGTGGCTTTTTGCGTTCTCGAAGCATAAGTAAGTTTAAGGGCTATGCAAAAGCACTCTAGCCCCTGAACTGAGATTTCAACGTTCTATCAAGCGAGAATGGCCCTGCGCCCCATACGATAACGATAAGAATCATTAATCCCCAAAGCTGGTGATCGTAGAAGCCTTGTGCCCACAACACAGGGTAAGATACAACAGCAATGATATTGAAAACGAATAGCACCGCAGACATCGGTCGTGTTAATAAACCGATCGCTAAGAACACCGGTAAAATCAATTCAGCGGCAGTACCAATGTAAGCGGCTAATTCCCAAGGCAGTAGCGGTATCTGGTACTCCAACTCAAATAAGTAAAGGGTGCTATCCCAAGTCGCTATCTTGGTCAGGCCAGAATTAAAGAATACCCACGCCACCCATAGGCGACAAAATAGCAGTAGCACCGGAACAAAGAGTGCCTGTGATTTCTCAATCAAACTGTCGTATTGAGCCATCATGTTCGTGACTGTGTTGTTATCCATATTATGTCTCCAATTCGGCATTGATTGAAAAGCCTGAGATGACGTTAAGCGTCATGACAGCATTCAGATGTTGTAGTAATGAAGGGTCTATCGCTGCGAGCATTTGGCCTGATTGAAATTCGCGAAGTAGCTGATGGCATTGTTCACTCAAGTGATGACTCTCAATCTGAGAATTCTCGGTTCGTATTAACACCCCAAACTCAGGTCGGTTGATGTCTAACCCATCGAGTTGTTGCTGATAGATAGCGTGTTCAAGCGCGATAATCGTATAGTTAGAATTAATGAGCGTTATTGAATCTTTGAGATGGAATACTAAAGCGCCTTGTTGCTCTGGTGGCACATCAGCTAAACCAGCAAGAGGACGTTGGTCGGCTTTTGATTCTGAAACGCATCTCACCAAGCTATCTTTTTTCCATTCATACAAAGCCACTTCACGGAGATAAGGGGCTGCCTCAATAACTGCAGGAAAGGCTTGTATGGTTTGTTCAAAGTGTTCACCGTAACCACTGACATCACCAGAGGTTGATGGATAACTTAAGACATGTTGACGAGCCATCTGTTGGAAGCACTCTTCACCAACCAGCATTTCAGTGAGAGGGTAGGTTGCAGCGAGTACTTCGCTCAAGCTAATCACAAAGTTATTGCGGTAAATCTGGATTCGCTGTTCATCGGTAAAATGGTCGCTCACTATGTCGCAATGCTCACCACTGTTTTGGTAGCGTAGGGCGTTAGCAAATTCCGATTGAACTTTTGCTAGGGAGTGGCTCATGATGCGCGACTCCTTTGAATGAACTTGTCGTGTTGATACAAGATGTCACTGGCTTTGGTTGCTTCAGCCAATAAAACTTGTGGTTCTGGGATATCTAGATCCCATTCAATCAAGGTGTGGCGCGAACCGTGTTGCTGTATCCATTGGGTGTACAGCTGCCACACTTCATCACAGACAGGTTTACTGTGGGTGTCTATCCAGATCTCACCTTGTTCGAGTTTCTTCTTCGTGAAACCTGCCAAGTGAATCTCTTCCACTTTGTCTGCCGGTATTCTACTTAGATACTCTTCACAGCTGAAGCCATGATTAAAAGATGAGACAAAAATATTATTGAAATCGAGCAGTAGGTGACACTCGGTGCGCTTCTGTACCTCGGCTAAAAATTCCCATTCTGGGATGGTTGAATGCTTGAAGGTAAGGTAGCTCGATGGGTTCTCAATCAACATCGGGCGTTGCAGGCTGTCTTGTATCTCGATGACATTGCGACAAAAGACCTCTAGCGCTTCTTCGGTATAAGGCAGCGGTAACAAGTCATTGAAGTAATGACCACCAGTCTGACTCCAGCTGAGATGATCGGAAACCAAGAAGGGTTCGATATCATCAATGAGCTCTTTCAATTGCACAAGATGATGTTGATTGATGCGCTCAACGGAACCGAGAGACAGTCCTACACCGTGACAACTGATGTTGTGG
The Vibrio kanaloae genome window above contains:
- the tsrA gene encoding H-NS-like global regulator TsrA, whose translation is MSLTTYEMARILEQMEDAPEKVMFGKLLKELGNQSEERIRSAAKQVPIDTLRDIIYQFQRVIESRKGEQVQLLAKELAEQGISAEDLQAFLSK
- the bufB gene encoding MNIO family bufferin maturase, with translation MTQTLHPNAGVGLRTPHLDFFSQNPALVSWLEVHSENYFLVQSLQRQQLRKIRNTHNISCHGVGLSLGSVERINQHHLVQLKELIDDIEPFLVSDHLSWSQTGGHYFNDLLPLPYTEEALEVFCRNVIEIQDSLQRPMLIENPSSYLTFKHSTIPEWEFLAEVQKRTECHLLLDFNNIFVSSFNHGFSCEEYLSRIPADKVEEIHLAGFTKKKLEQGEIWIDTHSKPVCDEVWQLYTQWIQQHGSRHTLIEWDLDIPEPQVLLAEATKASDILYQHDKFIQRSRAS
- a CDS encoding aminopeptidase P family protein; the encoded protein is MHNTTAERVAAVRSWLESNHLDAVIIPHEDEYLGEYVPAHNERLHWLTGFTGSAGTAVITREKAAIFVDGRYTVQVRKQVPAELFEYRHLIEEPALDWMINSLPQGSKVAFDPRMHTSAWLKGTQAKLAEKVELTALSSNPIDQLWSDRPEPIVSDVRLMATDAVGQSSTSKRDEIARILKAKGADAAILTELDSICWLLNIRGLDVSRLPVVLSNAIIHADESVDFFLDPARIPAGFEAHVGNGIRVSHPSELKSCLESLADKNVSVDSGTSNAWYTLVLQNAGAHIIEAADPCLMPKAAKNETEIAGMKACHIRDGVAMAKFLSWIDAEVAQGNLHNEAVLADKVQSFREQDPTLMDLSFDTISAAGGNAAMCHYNHENQPEPGQLEMNTLYLVDSGGQYLDGTTDITRTIAIGQPSDEMIQQFTLALKGHIGIARARFPQGTRGCQLDILARQHLWAEGFDYDHGTGHGVGHFLSVHEGPQSISKKLVDVPLVEGMVLSNEPGYYRADEFGIRIENLELVVELPTQGDFSVLTFESLTRCPIDKRNINVDLLTRPELAWLNDYHQKVWHDLSPLVEGDTLEWLRQSTTPLAHA
- a CDS encoding LysR substrate-binding domain-containing protein; this translates as MNIEKLSRLDLNLLVCLQVLIEELSVTRTAQRLYLSQSAVSKSLAKLREQFNDPLFTRSAHGLRPTPKAVFLKPRLETLINQLDVLTQPETFTPNNSDHSFHIAAVESVYPLILPHFLPAIFRQAPKVNINTHTWSEQTFKKLQLGELDIGLTGKDIDINDARLTMQPPDDICEQEIYRDAQMCVLRRNHPALTGKWDLGTYLAQRHVQVRCDGNDRWLLDYKLADIGHQRDIAISVPDFNSAASLCTYTDFVFTAPSHFTYLVAKQLDLVVVPLPMEFPPMAYTLFWHRDRENDPALTWLRDIIKEKTLHLR
- a CDS encoding multidrug effflux MFS transporter, coding for MPSNALPNPSKLQVALLAMLVLFSPLAIDIYLPALPQISTAFHVEHALAQDTITWFLFAMGVGQLFAGPLADKLGRRTVALGGISIYALSACLAWAAQSIDMMLIARLLQGLGACATSVAAFATVRDLFGPQRSGRMISYLNGAICFIPALAPILGAWLTQEFGWRSNFSFMAGFAVVVGGVLFFQMKESNPTTEKVAVFKLERYWSVLKTPSFIFHATLCLMAMAVILAYVTSAPVVLMENLGLTMNEFTLWFGVNAVINIAAAFTAPKFMDRFGTYRALIGGISMLGLAGVIMLVLANQATAIAFMLPIFLSSVGFAWILGAAAGKALEPFGDRAGTAAALLGLFQMSGSGLLVGTMQRLDLTSQVMIALQMFLIVPALLVLASKAGRSWHTTFAKA
- a CDS encoding HvfC/BufC N-terminal domain-containing protein, coding for MSHSLAKVQSEFANALRYQNSGEHCDIVSDHFTDEQRIQIYRNNFVISLSEVLAATYPLTEMLVGEECFQQMARQHVLSYPSTSGDVSGYGEHFEQTIQAFPAVIEAAPYLREVALYEWKKDSLVRCVSESKADQRPLAGLADVPPEQQGALVFHLKDSITLINSNYTIIALEHAIYQQQLDGLDINRPEFGVLIRTENSQIESHHLSEQCHQLLREFQSGQMLAAIDPSLLQHLNAVMTLNVISGFSINAELET
- a CDS encoding DoxX family protein, whose translation is MDNNTVTNMMAQYDSLIEKSQALFVPVLLLFCRLWVAWVFFNSGLTKIATWDSTLYLFELEYQIPLLPWELAAYIGTAAELILPVFLAIGLLTRPMSAVLFVFNIIAVVSYPVLWAQGFYDHQLWGLMILIVIVWGAGPFSLDRTLKSQFRG